One window from the genome of Pseudomonas fluorescens encodes:
- a CDS encoding glycosyltransferase, which translates to MNFILYSDVNDHSISQSLGRPEYSYYFVLKAYRPVLESLGPVHVVSSVAEVDPLYQTLQQAGQDCLFLSFSPPHKTPLDLLCPMVCVVAWEFDSIPAEHWDDDLRHDWSRTLARHGRVITLSSHTAEAIRRTLGEDFPVLVLPTPLWERFAAVREQYPSLPINPGTTLQIKGCIIDSRPLGLSADGLIAPILEEVPEPEPEPEPIIEPPPLTWRRRAFISRHYLREVIRAFTGKHEQGPVWLCKHNLLCWYREAVRDLVPVPVRVAISRILRGPAPLPVAVEPVPEPAPEPAAPAHPQAVLPDTHQVVETEVSGVVYVSVFNPDDGRKNWHQLVTAFCWALRDVEDATLVLKMTQNDLSTYYVELLTLLSQLSPFSCRVVVMHGYLEDEQFARLYGAASFYVNASRCEGLCLPLMEFMSCARPVIAPDHTAMRDYIDAEVAFIVKSSREPTIWPEDSRILYRTLRHRPDWGSLKLAYQQSYAMAKHQPQAYQAMAVAANERMRRYCAFAPVQQRLADFLAEPGCDEGLPLAVQAGTASC; encoded by the coding sequence ATGAATTTCATTCTTTACTCGGACGTAAACGACCACTCCATCAGCCAGAGCCTCGGCCGCCCTGAGTACAGCTATTACTTCGTGCTCAAGGCCTATCGTCCCGTGCTGGAAAGCCTGGGGCCGGTGCATGTGGTGTCGTCGGTCGCCGAGGTCGATCCGCTGTATCAGACACTGCAGCAGGCCGGGCAGGACTGCTTGTTCCTTTCATTTTCCCCCCCGCACAAGACGCCGCTGGACCTGCTTTGCCCGATGGTCTGCGTGGTGGCCTGGGAGTTCGATTCGATCCCGGCCGAGCACTGGGACGACGACCTGCGGCATGACTGGAGTCGCACGCTGGCCCGTCATGGCCGGGTGATTACCCTGTCCAGCCATACGGCCGAGGCGATCCGTCGGACCTTGGGCGAGGATTTCCCGGTATTGGTATTGCCCACGCCGTTGTGGGAGCGTTTCGCGGCGGTTCGCGAGCAATACCCGAGCCTGCCGATCAACCCGGGAACGACCTTGCAGATCAAGGGCTGCATCATCGACAGCCGGCCCCTCGGGCTGTCGGCCGATGGCTTGATCGCACCGATCCTCGAAGAAGTGCCGGAACCGGAACCAGAGCCGGAACCGATCATTGAGCCACCCCCTCTGACTTGGCGGCGGCGCGCATTCATTTCCCGCCATTACCTGCGCGAAGTCATCCGCGCCTTCACCGGCAAGCACGAGCAGGGCCCCGTGTGGCTGTGCAAGCACAACCTGCTGTGCTGGTATCGCGAGGCGGTCCGCGACCTGGTCCCCGTGCCGGTGCGCGTTGCCATCAGCAGGATCCTGAGAGGGCCGGCACCGCTGCCGGTGGCCGTCGAGCCCGTTCCAGAGCCTGCCCCCGAACCGGCGGCGCCGGCACATCCCCAGGCCGTGCTGCCGGACACCCACCAAGTGGTGGAAACTGAAGTCAGCGGCGTGGTGTACGTCAGCGTGTTCAACCCCGATGACGGGCGCAAGAACTGGCATCAGTTGGTCACCGCATTCTGTTGGGCCCTGCGTGACGTCGAGGACGCCACGCTGGTGCTGAAAATGACCCAGAACGACCTGTCGACCTACTACGTCGAACTGTTGACGCTGCTGTCCCAACTGTCGCCGTTCAGTTGCCGGGTGGTGGTGATGCACGGTTACCTGGAGGACGAACAATTCGCCCGGCTGTATGGCGCGGCGAGTTTCTACGTCAATGCGTCCCGCTGCGAGGGCCTGTGCCTGCCGTTGATGGAGTTCATGTCCTGTGCACGCCCCGTCATTGCGCCGGACCACACGGCAATGCGCGATTACATCGACGCCGAGGTGGCCTTCATCGTCAAGTCCAGCCGCGAACCGACCATCTGGCCGGAAGACTCGCGCATTTTGTATCGTACCCTGCGCCATCGACCCGACTGGGGCTCATTGAAACTTGCCTATCAGCAGAGCTACGCCATGGCCAAGCACCAGCCGCAGGCCTACCAGGCCATGGCGGTTGCCGCGAACGAGCGGATGCGCCGCTATTGTGCGTTCGCCCCGGTGCAGCAGCGCCTGGCGGATTTCCTGGCTGAGCCAGGTTGTGACGAAGGGCTGCCGCTGGCGGTCCAGGCAGGTACCGCCTCATGTTGA